The Roseibium sp. Sym1 nucleotide sequence AGCTCCCAGGTGTTGGCGTATTGGCGCCGAAGGAGCAAGCCCAGCGGTCGGCAAGGAACCCCCGAACTGGCGAAGCTATCGTCGTGCCGGCGAAAACTGTGGTGAAATTCAAGGCTGACAAATCACTATCTGACGCTCTCTGAGGTTACTATGGCCAAATCAAGTAAAAATTCGAAGCCGGGCAAGGGGCACAACAGTGAAGTCACTTTGTCTGAAGAGGACATTGAGACGCTCACACGGCAGCATAAGCAGGGCTACGAAAAGGTGCTCTCGGCAAAGAAAGCCGCAGAAGCAGTGTTCAAGAACTACTGCAAGCAAATCAAAACCGATCTTGGTCC carries:
- a CDS encoding HU family DNA-binding protein, producing the protein MKTQRPSVDTVVTKLAEATGWTKTEAKTALCHFTNVVTGLLAEGVPVKLPGVGVLAPKEQAQRSARNPRTGEAIVVPAKTVVKFKADKSLSDAL